One window from the genome of Phocoena phocoena chromosome 15, mPhoPho1.1, whole genome shotgun sequence encodes:
- the PAM16 gene encoding mitochondrial import inner membrane translocase subunit TIM16, whose protein sequence is MPGNTEQMRSPCAPATCRQPKVEAKYLAQIIVMGVQVVGRAFARALQQEFAASRAAADARGRAGHQSAAASNLSGLSLQEAQQILNVSKLSPEEIQKNYEHLFKVNDKSVGGSFYLQSKVVRAKERLEEELRIQAQEDREREQPPKT, encoded by the exons ATGCCGGGAAATACCGAGCAGATGCGATCGCCGTGTGCGCCAGCCACGTGCCGGCAGCCCAAGGTGGAG GCCAAGTACCTGGCCCAGATCATTGTGATGGGCGTgcaggtggtgggcagggcctttGCCCGGGCCCTGCAGCAGGAGTTTGCAG CCAGCCGGGCAGCAGCTGACGCCCGGGGGCGCGCGGGACACCAGTCTGCGGCCGCCTCCAACCTCTCCGGCCTCAGCCTCCAGGAGGCACAGCAGATTCTCAACGTCTCTAAGCTGAGCCCTGAGGAGATCCAGAAG AACTACGAACACCTATTCAAGGTGAACGATAAATCCGTGGGTGGCTCCTTCTACCTGCAGTCAAAG GTGGTGCGAGCAAAGGAGCGCCTTGAGGAGGAACTCAGAATCCAGGCCCAGGAGGACAGAGAGCGAGAGCAGCCGCCCAAAACGTGA